AATTGGAATACACATCAACAGATGTGTGTTTTGTTCATAAATCAACGTCATCCCATCTCAGTTTGTGGGAACAGGTGGTTGAGGAAATTATCAGACATGCTAGACAACAGTAGCACCAGAGAGATAACGAAACTCGAgataaattgcatatttctaCACGATTTGATGTCATCTTGATAAAAGACATCAAGAGTGTCGTCGTTCTGCAGGTCGTTAAAAAAGATCAAAATGTTTCCCCTATTATTGTATGTTGTTGATCGTCACCTTTTTCCAAGAGAGGAAaagagcaaacaaacaaacatttttaatgggTTTGTCGCAAGTTCCCTGACCAAACATTATCCGATTTATCAATTCAACAACCCACAACTCAGTATAAGGGTAAGAGTTAAGTATTTGGCGATTACTCACTGAGCTGCATTATTATTCATAGCTCTTATCAGACATCCTAAATGAATACAACTGTAGACTAGTATTACCCAAATATTAATCAACAAGTGGCTTGGATATTAAGTGAGTAAGTACATATCATACTTACACATTAAGTCGCTCGATTCAGTTCTGttatattcttgttgttgttgcagctgttgttattgtgagACATGAACAAATCTAATTGTAAGTAGAGTCGACGACGaacacgacaacaacgaagacGATGCAGTTTATGAATAGATTATCCAATGGGTCGGGGTCTGTTGCTTTTCAtaactttctttttgttgttaatcaAGTAAATCTGTGGTCGTTATATATGGTCTGgcactaaataataataacaataataataataattttgttgttggttgtgttGTTTCGTATTATTTCCCTGCAGTTACTTTAAATCGGTGTCGTTTtggatatatatgtatttaggTAAATACATGTAcacacaattttatattattgtatgtttgtatttatgtaagtAATGTATAATTCCTATGTGGTTATGCTTTACGAGTTGTTGAGGTGATGTTGCCGTTACTTTACGATGTGCGGTTTTCAATCGTTATCGTTAAATTTTTTAGTTGTGTTTGGAAAACATTAGTTACAAGGAACGTGTATAGTTGTTGCTTGCATACGCCACTATGtattattctatattatttactGATGCATTTGCTTgtaaacttttttcttttttgtcgtGTTATTCCACTATTCGCGCTTTTCGCGttatttcgtttcgtttttatttacCAGCAGTTTATAAATGCAACGAAGATTTGTAATAATCGTTAGTTAGGTGATTGAGAACAGAAACTGTATATGACGACGAGCGAGCACAATGGTTATGTTTTTCGTTCGCTTCCTGCTCCCTTGAGTTTTCGAATTTCATTCACACGCAAAACTTAAAAGCccctttttgtatttaattttctgcATACTTTATGCttcttgtatttgtttattttccgGTATGCAGTGGAACTACAAGTATAAGAGAACAGGTAGATGCATATTTTAGCTATGAATGAATGAACACTTctatctatattttatatagagcgagcaacagcagcagcacaccATCAGTGAAGTCAatccacacatacactcaggcacgcaaacacacacacatacaccccaCCCACAGCTAAGAAGCAGACTCTTTTCTATAACTAATTCTATTAAAACCAAGCCGAAAATAGTATGCCAACTAATTGAATGCGCTAATCACAGAAGCCGATTTGTTGCTAAGTTTTCAATAGATATTGCAATATCAGGACACAATAACATTAACTTTTTATgtcgatatatgtatgtatgtaagtagcTTCCTCCTCCCACTGTATTGGCAATGGGGAAAAAAATATACGACTATATTGGCTCACCGCAAAATGTACTAAATAATGCCGAAACATGCTGTTTGCTGAGGCAAGCAGTGCAATGTAGTGTTGTCACCGCTAAATTTGGCAATACTAATATCCCAATAtgcaatttgccaaaaaaaaatcaaaagatgCATTTGTCggtaaataaattgcataattgaagaattaaacattttaaattgaacttAATAACTGTCAGCATAAAAGCTAAATGCAAATAAGACATACAGATATCACTGATAGGATAGATAGATAGCGCCCCGTAGCTGTATAGCTGTTTCGCTCGCACTTCTATACACACACGCGCACTGCTATACACACAGAGCGAGGGCGAGGCAAAAACgaatatgaaaaatttttgGACTGAAAAATTTCGATTCTTGCAcgtcaaattgtatttaacaaTCTCTCTGTCCCTTAAACTTTTCAACAATGACCGAACTGCTTCTGTAGTGCAACGAATTATATTCACACGCCCcaaatacatgtacatatgcagATACGATTGATTCCTTGCAAAGTTGGGGCTAATATTCTTGCactggctgctgctggttttGTCGGTGTGTCGATTTCCATGCAAAACTCACAacatatttgattttgcatttttcggTTAACGTTAGCGCACGACCCGTAGaaacttttttgatttgtcAACTCTAAAATTTTCTTAAGTATTTACACTTTTTTATTAAcgcaacaccaacacacacgaAATAGTCACCGACATAGAAGCATGATTACAAGAAACTTACAAGGTGGCGCTTAAATATGCGCAATTTAGACTGCGCAAAATTTTTGACGTCATACGTTTACATTTTCCAGCGCGTGACCGCATCTTCAGTTTAAGCATATTCTATTTTACGAcaaaaagtataccaaaaaagaGCGCACATTTTCAAATGGCATTTTTTCGTGATTTTTCCATGAACTAGGGGTGTTACgaattgaaatattgattGAATCATTATATTTTTCCGTagtcttttaatttatataaaaaattttgcaaacaagttgcatatttcaatataccaaaagatttTTTTACTTGTGTTTGTAGGCGAGGGCTGCAAAAGTTTAGCCTAGTAAATTCATCgagtataaattttaaaatcgaaaagtATGACCAGACCTAAGAACTTAATGATTAAAACGAATAAGGGCGTTGAAAACGCTGTATAACCAGAAtccatttgattttatattatttatttcaactatGGAAATTACAAGTACATAGATTACTAATGGAATggatacataaataaattattattttattataagtttatgGTTTCTAATAAAGTTCTCATAATTGTATCTTTTACAGCGGCGAAGACGAGTGTTATGTTAGAAGTATCTgttatattgaataaaaatgatttgcaaaGTAAGTCAAAGtgttatatcaaattaaataacaacatATACTTGCCCGTAGCGCATGTGTAATGACAATAGAGGTCCCTCTCGTAGTCGTTGTTCAAACTAAGAAACATGCTTCGAATGAAGTCACGGGCTGCATTTGAATCGCCCTTCGGCcctatttgcaaatttataacaaaataaaaaaaattagttattAACTGTCAACACTATGAAATTATTGTTCTTACCGCCATACAGAGGATAAAATTTCACCAATTGTTTGTCTTGATCTTTGATTTGCTCCTCAAACTGATCTATCTTGTTAAGAAACAGAACAAACGCTGATTTTTGGAACCAGTGGGAATTAACTATGGTTTTAAAAAGAGCTTTCGATTCCTCCAATCTATTCTACAATATAAAGAGTATTACACAGCAAACTAATTGAATAAATGTCAGTATGTTTAAACTTACAACATTTTCGGATTCAGGCAAATTTTGATCGTACTCGGAAATTGacaccaaaaatattataaggTTTACATTCTCGAAGCAATGGATCCATTTCTTTCGTTCCGCAGGTTGTCCACCTACATCAACCATactgtaatttatttgttagtaTTGGATCGTATTTGATATAATAGATATGGTAATATACCGGAGTACAAATCGATCCATTTCAATATCGTATTGATTGATTCCAGTTGTCGCTGAACGTACTCGCAAAATATCCTGTTCACTCGGTATATAATCCGTCTTTTCAATTCGTTCTATTTCACAGAGAAAGCTGCGTagataaaaaagaaagcaatgAATTGTTTAAACTATTGACTTAATGCAATGTTTTACGAACTATTCTGCAGaatctattaaataatattcttttcGACGACTGTAACACTTCTGTATGCCAAAATCCTTCCAAAGATATTTAATGGCACTCAAAAAGGGATCTTTCAAGGTTTCGATTGTGCCACAATCAATTAACGAAATGAGCTCAGCGCGATCctgcaattaaattacaacTTTATTTCGAAATTGGAAAGAATTTTGTTCACGtcttacaatattttcaacatcACTATAGGGTATTTCAAGTTCTTCCATAGCCTTGATCATTGACTGCATAGCCATGAATATGTTTCGGTACACATTCTTAGTGTAGCTAAGCTTCTCTTCGTCCGAAAACTTATCTCCATTTATAATGCGCATTTGTTTGAGAAACGTTGTTTTTCCTGATTCACCCGTACCTGagaacataaaattaaaactaataccTCAACCAAACGTATGCATGTgactaataaatatatgtggtatatttagtttgcatatttaaataaatataccacaaatattacaaagat
This is a stretch of genomic DNA from Drosophila albomicans strain 15112-1751.03 chromosome 3, ASM965048v2, whole genome shotgun sequence. It encodes these proteins:
- the LOC117569002 gene encoding G protein alpha q subunit-like, with translation MSCCLSEDQKESRRINKEIEKIIKADRKKMDYVIKLLLLGTGESGKTTFLKQMRIINGDKFSDEEKLSYTKNVYRNIFMAMQSMIKAMEELEIPYSDVENIDRAELISLIDCGTIETLKDPFLSAIKYLWKDFGIQKCYSRRKEYYLIDSAEYFLCEIERIEKTDYIPSEQDILRVRSATTGINQYDIEMDRFVLRMVDVGGQPAERKKWIHCFENVNLIIFLVSISEYDQNLPESENVNRLEESKALFKTIVNSHWFQKSAFVLFLNKIDQFEEQIKDQDKQLVKFYPLYGGPKGDSNAARDFIRSMFLSLNNDYERDLYCHYTCATDTSNITLVFAAVKDTIMRTLLETINL